A genomic window from Prunus persica cultivar Lovell chromosome G2, Prunus_persica_NCBIv2, whole genome shotgun sequence includes:
- the LOC18785374 gene encoding probable adenylate kinase 1, chloroplastic produces MAVLNRVLRLRAASSFSVRSFRSSSFLNSETDLKASSSVIAQNSLPLQRDVKDRNVQWVFLGCPGVGKGTYASRLSTLLGVPHIATGDLVRDELSSSGPFALQLAEVVNQGKLVSDEIIINLLSKRLEASAAKGETGFILDGFPRTIRQAEILEGVTDIDLVVNLKLREEALLAKCLGRRICSECGGNYNVACIDIKGEDGKPGMYMAPLLPPPHCASKLITRSDDTEEVVKERLRIYNDKSQPVEGFYCSRGKLLEFDLPGGIPESWPKLLQALNLEDHEDKQSAAA; encoded by the exons ATGGCGGTTTTGAACCGCGTTTTAAGATTAAGAGCAGCAAGCTCTTTCTCAGTTCGGAGCTTCCGTTCATCATCCTTTCTAAATTCCGAAACTGACCTCAAGGCGTCTTCCTCTGTCATCGCCCAAAACTCTCTTCCTCTGCAGCGAGACGTTAAGGACAGGAATGTCCAGTGGGTCTTCCTCGGCTGCCCCGGCGTCGGCAAAGGCACCTACGCCTCTCGCCTCTCGACCCTCCTCGGCGTCCCCCACATCGCCACCGGCGATCTCGTTCGAGACGAGCTCTCGTCTTCTGGTCCCTTCGCTCTTCAG CTTGCAGAGGTTGTGAACCAGGGAAAATTGGTTTCGGATGAGATTATCATAAACTTGTTGTCCAAGCGTCTTGAAGCTAGTGCAGCTAAGGGTGAAACTGGCTTCATTCTTGACGGTTTTCCTCGAACTATTCGTCAGGCG GAAATTTTAGAGGGCGTAACAGACATTGACTTGGTGGTCAACCTAAAGCTTCGTGAAGAGGCTCTACTTGCGAAGTGCCTTGGAAGAAGGATTTGTAGTGAGTGTGGAGGGAATTACAATGTGGCCTGCATTGACATTAAGGGTGAGGATGGGAAGCCTGGCATGTACATGGCTCCACTTCTTCCCCCTCCACATTGTGCATCAAAGCTTATCACACGATCCGATGACACTGAAGAAGTTGTGAAGGAAAGACTCCGGATATATAATGATAAG AGTCAACCTGTGGAGGGGTTCTACTGCAGTCGAGGAAAATTGTTAGAGTTTGATCTTCCTGGAGGGATTCCTGAATCCTGGCCAAAGCTGCTTCAGGCTTTGAATCTGGAAGACCATGAAGACAAACAGTCTGCAGCCGCATGA
- the LOC18785651 gene encoding CST complex subunit TEN1 isoform X2 — MLGNMSLLQTIIGNRLQEYSVETAIATIIDGSDSLKINSQHLRELSFRVGSIYQFIGELLIQPDNEAVLQARVGRNVDGIDLNLYYQSLQLLRQFQAHHLKNPAT, encoded by the exons ATGCTTGGAAACATGTCACTACTACAAACAATAATTGGGAATAG gttaCAAGAGTATTCTGTAGAGACAGCCATTGCCACAATTATTGATGGAAGTGACAGCTTAAAAATCAACAGCCAACACCTCAGGGAGCTTAGCTTTCGAGTCGGATCCATCTACCAGTTCATCGGCGAGCTGCTTATTCAACCTGATAATGAG GCAGTCTTGCAGGCACGTGTGGGTAGGAATGTTGATGGCATTGATCTCAATCTCTATTATCAGTCTCTCCAATTGTTGAGGCAATTTCAGGCTCATCATTTGAAGAACCCAGCAACTtaa
- the LOC18787538 gene encoding uncharacterized protein YKR070W isoform X1 — protein MRQLPLNCSHEHEAQRAKLNQKRDRENAMTPMRMTYRTVFKVYQSKNRAPYLFQSRSYSQSQCQSRPEPERSSFGIAFDIDGVILRGRVPVGGSPRALRKLYGTSGTLKAPFLFLTNGGGIPESRRAAELTELLGVNILPSQVVQGHTPFKSLLRRYENELIIALGKGEPALVMSDYGFKKVLSLDEYASYFKNIDPVSQYKLWRTKQALDCSHPKESVPRYDVYSDRVSAAFVVSDPVDWGRDIQVLCDILRSGGFPGQENGHQPPLYFAADDLEYQAAFPSERLGMGAFRIALESIFNTIHHDALEYVSFGKPNPFVFKNTEAILTQLQPSHCHNDTTNTGNSQSHAFKTLYMIGDNPSVDVKGAQQAGHPWFSILTRTGVFKGKDNHAEFPADLVVDTVEEAVDYILKREGTS, from the exons ATGAGACAGTTACCGTTAAACTGTAGCCACGAGCACGAAGCTCAGAGAGCAAAGCTGAACCagaagagagacagagagaacgCGATGACGCCGATGAGGATGACATACCGTACGGTCTTCAAGGTTTATCAGAGCAAAAATAGAGCTCCATATTTGTTTCAATCGCGTTCATACTCTCAGTCGCAGTGTCAATCTAGGCCCGAACCCGAACG GTCTTCGTTTGGAATTGCGTTTGACATTGACGGGGTTATTCTCCGTGGCCGTGTTCCCGTTGGAGGGTCTCCGCGAGCTTTAAGGAAGTTGTACGGAACATCAG GTACTTTGAAGGctccttttctgtttttgaccAATG GAGGTGGCATACCGGAATCAAGACGAGCCGCTGAATTAACTGAACTTTTGGGAGTTAACATCTTGCCTTCTCAG GTTGTACAAGGTCACACACCTTTTAAAAGTTTGTTGAGAAG ATATGAGAATGAACTCATTATTGCTCTTGGAAAAGGGGAACCGGCTCTTGTAATGTCTGATTATGGTTTCAA AAAAGTTCTCTCATTAGATGAGTATGCATCCTACTTCAAGAATATTGATCCTGTATCTCAATATAAGCTGTGGAGAACTAAGCAGGCATTGGATTGCAGCCACCCCAAGGAGTCTGTGCCAAGATATGATGTTTATTCTGACAGGGTTAGTGCAGCTTTTGTTGTCAGCGACCCTGTAGATTGGGGCAGGGACATTCAG GTTCTCTGTGACATACTAAGATCTGGAGGGTTTCCTGGACAAGAGAACGGGCACCAACCACCTCTATATTTTGCCGCAGATGATCTTGAGTATCAG GCTGCATTTCCTTCTGAGCGACTCGGAATGGGTGCTTTCAGAATTGCACTTGAAAGCATCTTCAACAC GATTCACCATGATGCTTTGGAATATGTCTCTTTTGGAAAGCCAAATCCGTTTGTGTTTAAGAACACTGAAGCTATATTGACACAGCTTCAACCATCTCATTGTCATAATGATACAACAAATACGGGAAACTCTCAGTCGCATGCTTTCAAAACCCTTTACATGATTGGTGACAACCCTTCAGTTGATGTCAAAGGTGCTCAACAG GCTGGACATCCTTGGTTTTCTATTTTGACGAGGACAGGTGTTTTTAAGGGGAAAGATAATCATGCAGAGTTTCCAGCAGATCTG GTTGTGGATACCGTAGAAGAGGCAGTGGACTACATTCTGAAGAGAGAAGGAACTTCTTAg
- the LOC18784814 gene encoding elongator complex protein 6, whose translation MEQGTLLDEALGSLHLSGRVVLLEDCVETSAAFVLHHILKRSLSQPPHSSNVVVFVAFAHPFSHYDRILRRLGCNLVVQKDNNRFFFFDVLVDCPDGEEGKNSDGGLVALYGKIQKTISALPQENKNCITVMIDDISLMEVAAKGSTNLVLDFLHYCHTLVSEFGCSLVMLNHDDIYSDTVRPSLILQMEYLADILIRAEPLATGLASDVHGQLTVLNSGKERSRNKLSNFQFKVKENSVEYFYPGSRT comes from the exons atggAGCAAGGAACCTTATTGGACGAAGCTCTTGGGTCTCTCCATCTCAGTGGTCGCGTTGTTCTCCTCGAAGACTGCGTCGAGACCAGTGCCGCTTTCGTCCTGCACCACATTCTCAAGCGCTCTCTTTCTCAGCCTCCTCACTCCTCCAACGTCGTCGTTTTTGTTGCCTTCGCTCACCCCTTCTCTCACTACGATCGGATCCTTCGAAGACTG GGTTGCAACTTAGTTGTGCAAAAGGACAATAAcagattctttttctttgacgTGCTTGTGGATTGCCCAG ATggtgaagaaggaaaaaacagTGATGGTGGACTTGTTGCTTTGTATGGGAAAATCCAAAAGACTATAAGTGCCTTACCTCAAGAGAACAAGAACTGTATCACTGTTATGATTGATGATATCTCTCTGATGGAGGTGGCTGCTAAGGGATCTACAAATCTTGTTTTAGACTTTCTTCATTACTGCCACACTTTAGTATCAGAATTT GGTTGTTCCTTAGTCATGCTCAATCATGACGATATATATTCAGACACGGTGAGGCCCTCCCTTATTTTACAGATGGAGTATCTAGCAGACATTCTGATACGAGCAGAACCACTAGCCACTGGTTTGGCATCAGATGTGCATGGGCAG TTGACAGTCCTGAACAGTGGGAAGGAGAGATCAAGAAACAAGCTGTCTAATTTCCAATTCAAAGTAAAGGAAAACAGTGTCGAATATTTCTATCCTGGAAGCAGGACTTGA
- the LOC18787716 gene encoding leukotriene A-4 hydrolase homolog, producing MAPIDPHSFTESTHPLATHISLSLFFDFPSSTIHASALLTLPAPHSGPLSLDARALTVHSVLDPQSSAPLPFSLSSPDPIKGCHLTVSLSNHSSFLIVYSTSPSSSALQWLSPPQTFNKTLPFVYTQCQAIHARSVFPCQDTPAARVRYAAKLNVPCQLSAVMSARHVDRRDPIAGEGAALVSADALWCAEGRVVEEFVMEQPIPPYLFAFAVGELGFREVGPRTRVYSEAVPAVLESAATEFASTEDMIRQGEALFGPYEWERFDLLVLPPSFPYGGMENPRMTFLTPTVLKGDSSGAQVVAHELAHSWTGNLITNKTNEHFWLNEGFTTYAERRIVEAVQGEDRAALNIGIGWRGLNKEMERFKDNLEVTKLKTNQEGVDPDDVYSEVPYEKGFQFLWRIERQVGRPAFDEFLKKYIATFKFQSIDTDTFLDFLKANLPGIEKEVDLILWTEGTGIPPDAYEPVSSIYSKIVSMANEFKLGRMPREDEVADWQGQEWELYLENLPKSIEASQILELNSRFRLSESKDYEVKVAFLLLAIASKCKEHYVEVEKTLKAVGRKKYLVPLYSALVEGGTGKEEEKILAKRVFAEARDSYHPIAQGVIETILSKHI from the exons ATGGCGCCAATCGACCCTCACTCGTTTACTGAGTCGACTCACCCACTCGCCACCCAcatctcactctctctcttcttcgaCTTCCCCTCCTCCACCATCCACGCCTCCGCCCTCCTCACCCTCCCGGCCCCACACTCTGGCCCACTCTCCCTCGACGCGCGTGCACTCACCGTTCACTCCGTCCTCGACCCCCAATCCTCTGCTCCCCTCCCTTTCTCCCTTTCCTCTCCTGACCCAATCAAAGGCTGCCACCTCACCGTCTCCCTTTCCAACCACTCCTCTTTTCTCATCGTCTACTCCACTTCCCCTTCCTCCTCCGCCCTCCAGTGGCTCTCTCCTCCCCAGACCTTCAACAAAACGCTGCCGTTTGTCTACACACAATGCCAGGCCATCCACGCGCGCTCCGTCTTCCCATGCCAGGACACTCCGGCGGCGCGTGTGCGCTACGCGGCAAAGCTTAACGTCCCCTGCCAGCTCTCGGCCGTCATGTCCGCTCGCCACGTGGACCGCCGTGACCCGATCGCCGGCGAGGGAGCCGCGCTGGTCTCCGCTGACGCACTGTGGTGCGCCGAGGGGAGAGTCGTCGAGGAGTTCGTGATGGAGCAACCAATCCCGCCGTACCTGTTCGCCTTCGCGGTCGGCGAGCTAGGATTTCGGGAGGTGGGACCGAGAACTAGGGTTTACTCGGAGGCGGTTCCGGCGGTGCTGGAATCGGCGGCGACTGAGTTCGCGAGCACCGAGGACATGATCAGGCAAGGGGAGGCCTTGTTTGGGCCGTATGAGTGGGAAAGGTTCGATCTCTTGGTGCTTCCGCCGAGCTTTCCGTACGGTGGTATGGAGAATCCAAGAATGACGTTCTTGACGCCGACGGTGCTCAAAGGCGACTCGAGCGGCGCGCAGGTGGTGGCGCACGAGCTGGCGCATAGCTGGACTGGGAACTTGATCACCAACAAGACTAATGAGCATTTTTGGTTGAATGAG GGTTTCACGACATATGCTGAGAGGAGAATTGTTGAGGCTGTGCAAGGCGAGGACAGAGCTGCATTAAACATTGGAATTGGTTGGCGGGGTTTGAATAAGGAAATGGAGAGGTTCAAGGATAACTTGGAGGTCACAAAGCTGAAAACCAACCAGGAAGGAGTTGACCCAGATGATGTGTATTCTGAAGTTCCATATGAAAAAGGTTTCCAGTTTCTATGGCGCATTGAACGCCAG GTTGGAAGGCCTGCATTTGATGAATTTCTCAAGAAATATATTGCTACCTTCAAGTTCCAGTCAATTGATACCGATACATTTCTCGATTTTCTGAAAGCAAACCTACCTGGAATAGAGAAAGAGGTTGACTTAATATTATGGACTGAGGGTACTGGTATCCCTCCGGATGCCTACGAACCAGTTTCCAGTATATATTCAAAGATTGTGTCAATGGCAAATGAATTTAAGCTTGGTAGGATGCCAAGGGAGGATGAAGTTGCTGATTGGCAAGGGCAGGAGTGGGAGCTCTACTTGGAGAACCTGCCCAAATCTATTGAAGCTTCACAG ATTTTGGAGTTGAATTCACGCTTCAGGCTGTCTGAGTCGAAAGATTACGAGGTGAAGGTGGCATTCCTCCTACTGGCCATTGCTTCCAAGTGCAAAGAACACTATGTTGAGGTGGAGAAAACTTTGAAGGCAGTTGGAAGGAAGAAGTACCTTGTCCCACTCTACTCTGCTCTCGTAGAAGGCGGCACtggaaaggaagaagagaagatttTGGCCAAAAGGGTGTTTGCAGAGGCGCGTGACTCTTATCACCCTATAGCTCAAGGTGTTATTGAGACAATTCTTAGCAAACACATCTAG
- the LOC18785651 gene encoding CST complex subunit TEN1 isoform X1: MTSSEIKSGALVSLQDLHPSSSYFKQGASLRVTGKLQEYSVETAIATIIDGSDSLKINSQHLRELSFRVGSIYQFIGELLIQPDNEAVLQARVGRNVDGIDLNLYYQSLQLLRQFQAHHLKNPAT; this comes from the exons ATGACGTCATCTGAAATAAAATCTGGGGCATTGGTTTCATTGCAAGACCTACATCCATCTTCCTCTTATTTCAAGCAAGGGGCTTCGTTGAGAGTAACTGGAAA gttaCAAGAGTATTCTGTAGAGACAGCCATTGCCACAATTATTGATGGAAGTGACAGCTTAAAAATCAACAGCCAACACCTCAGGGAGCTTAGCTTTCGAGTCGGATCCATCTACCAGTTCATCGGCGAGCTGCTTATTCAACCTGATAATGAG GCAGTCTTGCAGGCACGTGTGGGTAGGAATGTTGATGGCATTGATCTCAATCTCTATTATCAGTCTCTCCAATTGTTGAGGCAATTTCAGGCTCATCATTTGAAGAACCCAGCAACTtaa
- the LOC18787171 gene encoding protein TONNEAU 1a: MDDYTREMMDLKTLVTRTLEKKGVLAKIRAELRASVFEAIEEEDKVIEKEEGLPPALLGSCNDRAKQLHASPSGRLLTALVCEYLDWAQLNHTLKVYQPECNLQKDSWKAELKDFSSKNGYDLNRNGDSGPLLLDVLEGFLKFENLSQARGTGRRLATSETESLSNLDSRNMRRPSSSSVAGGLPPLGRPGASSQSSDRRGGSSMSSYRKDDYNWRYDSDESPEDVIRASSAMENLQLDRKARNLTTSWRHAGDGISEDEGRSDQM; this comes from the exons ATGGACGACTACACGAGGGAGATGATGGACCTCAAGACTCTGGTCACTCGCACCCTTGAGAAGAAGGGCGTTCTGGCCAAGATCCGG GCTGAGTTGAGAGCAAGTGTGTTTGAGGCAATTGAAGAGGAGGACAAGGTCATCGAGAAAGAAGAAGGCTTGCCTCCGGCATTGCTTGGTAGCTGCAACGATCGTGCTAAACAGCTCCATGCTTCCCCTTCAG GAAGGTTGCTTACAGCACTAGTATGCGAATACTTAGACTGGGCGCAACTAAACCATACGCTAAAAGTGTATCAGCCTGAGTGTAATTTG CAAAAGGATTCTTGGAAAGCTGAGTTGAAGGACTTTAGTAGCAAGAATGGATATGATCTTAACCGAAATGGGGATAGTGGTCCTTTGCTTTTGGACGTGCTTGAAggatttttgaaatttgag AATTTATCTCAAGCAAGGGGTACTGGAAGGAGGCTAGCTACTTCAGAAACAGAGTCCTTATCCAATTTAGACTCTCGCAACATGCGAAGaccttcttcatcatctgttGCTGGAGGGCTGCCTCCACTAGGAAG GCCTGGTGCGTCTTCCCAGTCATCTG ATCGAAGAGGTGGGTCGTCCATGTCTAGCTACAGGAAAGATGACTACAATTGGAGATATGATAGTGATGAAAGTCCAGAGGATGTCATTCGAGCTTCAAGTGCCATGGAAAACCTTCAATTGGATAGAAAAGCTCGCAATCTAACCACATCGTGGCG GCATGCAGGCGATGGAATTAGCGAGGATGAGGGCAGGTCTGATCAGATGTAG
- the LOC18787538 gene encoding uncharacterized protein YKR070W isoform X2 — translation MQVVQGHTPFKSLLRRYENELIIALGKGEPALVMSDYGFKKVLSLDEYASYFKNIDPVSQYKLWRTKQALDCSHPKESVPRYDVYSDRVSAAFVVSDPVDWGRDIQVLCDILRSGGFPGQENGHQPPLYFAADDLEYQAAFPSERLGMGAFRIALESIFNTIHHDALEYVSFGKPNPFVFKNTEAILTQLQPSHCHNDTTNTGNSQSHAFKTLYMIGDNPSVDVKGAQQAGHPWFSILTRTGVFKGKDNHAEFPADLVVDTVEEAVDYILKREGTS, via the exons ATGCAGGTTGTACAAGGTCACACACCTTTTAAAAGTTTGTTGAGAAG ATATGAGAATGAACTCATTATTGCTCTTGGAAAAGGGGAACCGGCTCTTGTAATGTCTGATTATGGTTTCAA AAAAGTTCTCTCATTAGATGAGTATGCATCCTACTTCAAGAATATTGATCCTGTATCTCAATATAAGCTGTGGAGAACTAAGCAGGCATTGGATTGCAGCCACCCCAAGGAGTCTGTGCCAAGATATGATGTTTATTCTGACAGGGTTAGTGCAGCTTTTGTTGTCAGCGACCCTGTAGATTGGGGCAGGGACATTCAG GTTCTCTGTGACATACTAAGATCTGGAGGGTTTCCTGGACAAGAGAACGGGCACCAACCACCTCTATATTTTGCCGCAGATGATCTTGAGTATCAG GCTGCATTTCCTTCTGAGCGACTCGGAATGGGTGCTTTCAGAATTGCACTTGAAAGCATCTTCAACAC GATTCACCATGATGCTTTGGAATATGTCTCTTTTGGAAAGCCAAATCCGTTTGTGTTTAAGAACACTGAAGCTATATTGACACAGCTTCAACCATCTCATTGTCATAATGATACAACAAATACGGGAAACTCTCAGTCGCATGCTTTCAAAACCCTTTACATGATTGGTGACAACCCTTCAGTTGATGTCAAAGGTGCTCAACAG GCTGGACATCCTTGGTTTTCTATTTTGACGAGGACAGGTGTTTTTAAGGGGAAAGATAATCATGCAGAGTTTCCAGCAGATCTG GTTGTGGATACCGTAGAAGAGGCAGTGGACTACATTCTGAAGAGAGAAGGAACTTCTTAg